The proteins below are encoded in one region of Pseudomonadota bacterium:
- the prfB gene encoding peptide chain release factor 2 (programmed frameshift): protein MKPEIHDLIDDIKSDLELIRRSLDWDTSVKRLEELNTLCEAPDLWNDNEKASSLLKERTFLENSLNGYNESKQVLEDCVELISLGEEEKDEDTVNESEKELKKLAKKLKSKVVECLFSGEADSNDCFMEIHAGAGGTESQDWAEMLLRMYLRWAERHDFETEIIDENVGEEAGIKSATFKICGHNSYGWSRTESGVHRLVRISPFDSNARRHTSFASVWVYPVVDDNIEIEIDEKDLRVDTFRASGAGGQHVNKTDSAIRITHIPTNIVVQCQNSRSQHRNRAEAYSMLRSRLYELELQKKQQAQDAVNESKTEIGWGHQIRSYVLHPYQMIKDLRTGYETSNTTAVLDGDLDEFINASLTEQL, encoded by the exons ATGAAGCCTGAAATACATGATTTAATTGACGATATAAAAAGTGATCTGGAGTTAATAAGGAGGTCTCTT GACTGGGATACATCCGTAAAACGTCTTGAGGAGTTGAACACCCTTTGCGAAGCACCCGACCTTTGGAATGATAATGAAAAAGCAAGCAGCCTTTTAAAAGAAAGGACTTTCCTTGAAAACTCATTGAACGGCTATAATGAATCAAAGCAGGTTCTGGAAGATTGTGTTGAGCTTATAAGTCTTGGTGAAGAAGAAAAAGACGAAGATACCGTAAACGAGTCTGAAAAAGAATTGAAAAAACTAGCCAAAAAATTAAAAAGCAAAGTTGTAGAATGTCTGTTTTCAGGTGAAGCCGATTCCAATGACTGCTTCATGGAAATACATGCAGGAGCAGGCGGAACAGAGTCTCAGGACTGGGCTGAAATGCTGCTTAGAATGTATCTTAGATGGGCTGAAAGGCATGATTTTGAAACTGAAATAATTGACGAAAATGTCGGAGAAGAAGCCGGTATAAAATCAGCTACCTTCAAAATATGCGGTCATAACAGCTATGGCTGGTCAAGAACCGAAAGCGGCGTACATCGTCTTGTACGGATATCACCTTTTGACAGTAATGCCAGACGACACACTTCTTTTGCTAGTGTGTGGGTATATCCCGTGGTTGACGATAATATTGAAATAGAGATTGATGAAAAGGATTTACGGGTTGATACTTTCCGTGCGTCAGGTGCAGGAGGGCAGCACGTTAACAAAACAGACAGCGCTATCCGTATAACCCATATCCCCACCAACATCGTTGTGCAGTGCCAAAATAGCCGTTCACAACACAGAAATAGGGCGGAGGCATATAGTATGCTGCGTTCACGCCTTTATGAATTGGAGCTGCAGAAAAAACAACAGGCACAGGACGCAGTTAATGAAAGCAAGACCGAGATAGGTTGGGGGCATCAGATACGCTCATATGTCCTTCACCCTTACCAGATGATAAAAGACCTACGTACAGGTTATGAAACAAGTAATACGACGGCAGTTTTAGATGGCGATTTGGACGAGTTCATCAATGCTAGCCTGACTGAGCAGCTATAG